In Elephas maximus indicus isolate mEleMax1 chromosome 7, mEleMax1 primary haplotype, whole genome shotgun sequence, the following proteins share a genomic window:
- the LOC126079316 gene encoding olfactory receptor 2D3-like: MGKENQTYLTEFILLGLSSDQHTQVLLFVVFLIIYLLTVSGNLLIIVLVNADSRLHTPMYFFLKNLSFADLCFSTSIVPQMLLHFLVMRKTISFARCSVQMVFFLVAAATESSLLAVMSYDRYLAVCKPLHYSTIMTQRSCVQLAIVSWVSGTFVSLVDTTFTLCLPYQGRNVINHYFCEPPALLKLASINTYKAEMALFSMGVVILLAHVSLILVSYYNILSTVLRMQSGEGRLKVFFTCGSHLTVVIFYYGSTIFTYMRPNSKKMNEGDKVISVFYSVITSMMNPFIYSLRNKDVKEAFRKAFGR; the protein is encoded by the coding sequence ATgggcaaagaaaaccaaacctatttgACTGAATTCATCTTGCTGGGGCTTTCTTCAGATCAGCATACTCAGGTCCtgctgtttgtggtatttctcatCATCTACCTACTGACTGTATCTGGGAATCTGCTCATCATAGTCTTAGTTAATGCTGACTCCCGActtcacactcccatgtactttttccttaaAAACCTGTCTTTTGCTGACCTCTGTTTCTCTACAAGCATTGTTCCTCAGATGCTACTCCACTTCCTGGTAATGAGAAAGACCATTTCCTTTGCTAGATGCTCAGTTCAGatggtgtttttcttagtagccgCGGCTACAGAGAGTTCACTTCTAGCAGtgatgtcctatgaccgctatcTGGCTGTCTGCAAACCCCTGCACTACTCCACCATCATGACCCAGAGGTCTTGTGTCCAGCTGGCCATAGTGTCCTGGGTCAGTGGGACATTTGTGTCTCTGGTAGATACCACATTTACTTTGTGTCTCCCATACCAGGGACGGAATGTAATTAATCATTACTTTTGTGAACCTCCTGCACTCCTGAAGCTGGCTTCCATAAACACCTACAAAGCTGAGATGGCCCTCTTTTCAATGGGTGTGGTTATCCTCCTAGCTCATGTCTCCCTTATTCTGGTCTCCTACTACAATATCCTCTCCACTGTGTTGAGAATGCAGTCAGGGGAGGGGAGACTTAAGGTCTTCTTTACCTGTGGCTCCCATCTCACTGTCGTTATCTTCTACTATGGATCAACAATATTCACCTACATGAGGCCAAActccaaaaaaatgaatgaaggtGATAAAGTGATCTCTGTATTCTACTCAGTCATTACATCCATGATGAACCCATTCatttacagcctgaggaacaaggatgTAAAGGAGGCATTTAGGAAAGCATTTGGAAGATAG
- the LOC126080082 gene encoding olfactory receptor 2AG1-like — protein sequence MELWNSTLGSGFILMSILNDSGSPELLCATIAVLYMLALTSNGLLLLVITADVRLHIPMYFLLSQLSLMDLLFASVVTPKTLVDYLRGENTISFGGCAFQMFMELTLGGAEDLLLAFMAYDRYVAICHPLNYMVLMRPRVCWLVVATSWITESMNALIHTSYTMQFPFCRSREISHLLCEIPPLLKLACADTSRYKLMVYMMGVMFLVPPLAAILASYTFVLVAVLHMSSGEGRQKALVTCSSHLTVVGMYYGAVMFMYILPSFYHSPQQDNTLSVFYAIITPTLNPLIYSLRNKEVMGALHRVLGRCIFVHRLQLSNF from the coding sequence ATGGAGCTCTGGAATTCTACCTTGGGAAGTGGCTTCATCTTGATGAGCATTCTGAATGATAGTGGGTCTCCTGAACTGCTCTGTGCTACAATTGCAGTCCTATACATGTTAGCACTGACCAGCAATGGCCTCCTGCTCCTGGTTATCACAGCAGATGTCCGGCTCCACATTCCCATGTACTTTCTGCTCAGCCAGCTTTCTCTCATGGACCTTCTGTTTGCATCTGTAGTTACTCCCAAAACACTTGTGGATTATCTGCGTGGGGAGAACACCATCTCTTTTGGGGGCTGTGCTTTTCAGATGTTTATGGAACTTACACTTGGTGGTGCAGAGGACCTTCTATTGGCCTTCATGGCCTATGACAGGTATGTGGCCATTTGCCATCCTCTGAACTACATGGTCCTCATGAGGCCAAGGGTCTGCTGGCTCGTGGTAGCTACATCCTGGATCACGGAGTCCATGAATGCCCTGATACACACATCATACACCATGCAGTTCCCTTTCTGCAGGTCCCGGGAAATCAGCCACCTGCTCTGTGAGATCCCACCTCTCCTGAAGTTGGCCTGTGCCGATACCTCAAGATATAAGCTCATGGTGTATATGATGGGTGTAATGTTTCTCGTGCCTCCCCTTGCTGCTATTCTTGCTTCCTATACATTTGTCCTAGTTGCTGTCCTCCACATGTCCTCAGGCGAGGGAAGACAAAAAGCTCTTGTGACATGCTCTTCTCATCTGACCGTGGTAGGAATGTACTATGGAGCTGTCATGTTTATGTACATCCTTCCCAGTTTCTATCACAGTCCCCAACAGGACAACACCCTCTCTGTATTTTATGCTATCATTACTCCAACCCTGAACCCTCTTATCTATAGTCTGAGAAACAAGGAGGTGATGGGGGCCCTCCATAGGGTACTGGGGAGATGTATCTTTGTCCACAGACTACAGCTATCTAACTTCTAG